One genomic segment of Peribacillus sp. FSL H8-0477 includes these proteins:
- the bcp gene encoding thioredoxin-dependent thiol peroxidase yields the protein MSLQIGEKAPEFTLHANNGQEVSLTDFKGKNIILYFYPKDMTPGCTTEACDFRDQHEKFEELNAVILGISPDPISRHEKFIEKHGLPFLLLADEDHEAAEQYDVWKLKKNFGKEYMGIERSTFLINKEGNLVKEWRKVKVQGHVEEALEYLRKEQ from the coding sequence ATGAGTTTACAAATTGGAGAGAAAGCTCCAGAATTTACATTGCACGCTAATAATGGACAAGAAGTATCGTTAACCGATTTTAAAGGAAAAAATATTATTCTCTATTTTTATCCAAAGGATATGACACCAGGCTGCACAACGGAAGCGTGTGATTTTCGTGATCAGCATGAAAAGTTTGAAGAATTAAATGCTGTGATCTTAGGTATCAGCCCAGATCCTATTTCCCGGCATGAAAAATTCATTGAAAAGCATGGCCTGCCGTTTTTATTACTTGCAGACGAAGATCATGAAGCGGCTGAACAATATGATGTGTGGAAATTAAAAAAGAATTTTGGTAAGGAATATATGGGAATTGAACGTTCAACATTTTTAATTAATAAAGAAGGAAACCTCGTAAAGGAATGGCGTAAGGTGAAAGTCCAAGGTCATGTAGAGGAAGCTTTGGAATATTTGAGG